The DNA window ACCATCGACTTCTGTGCTGCTGGACATGATGCTGGAATCCATGTAAGCAGCCAGACCCTCCATCTTCGCCACTGAGGCCCGATGATTGATGCGCGGTGCCTGAGTTGTgctattattgttgttatttatgATGTTGCCATTGCTCGGCGACTGGGTGTTGGACTTCTTGCGGCGCATCACCTTTCCAGCGGGCAACTCCTCCCGGACGATGCCCTCGCCTTCAAGCAGCTCCTCGGAACTGTGGCCCACCTCGTCGGAGGACCTGTTGCCGTTCTGATTGTCTGTGGCAAGCTCTGTTTGTGGTTCGGGTTGCGGCTCAGCTTCCTCCTCCAGCTCCGTTTGACGGGAGAGCTGATGCGGCTCCTTGATCAAGTCcacattgttgttgttattctTTGGCAGCTGTTCGCGCTCATCCTCGTCGCTTTGTGCGTTTTCCCTGGACTCCAGCTGCTCCAACGGATGCGTGAAGGTCTCCTGCAGCTTAGTGGCCTGCTGCTCCGGTTTCTCCTGTGCTTTGGCTTTGGGCATGTCCTTGAGGAAGGGGTTGACTCGTGCCTGTCGGTTCGGGGGCGAATTCGAGTTGACGCGATCGAAGTCTAAGGGGTaaagaaacattagttttgTTAGAACAACTAGCAATCGGTAACATCCCACCTGGCGTTTCATCAATGCTCATGGAACGCATTGAAGCAATGTCCTCGTTGCTCAGATTATTGCAGGATACCGCCTGAGAGCCGTAGCCACTGCTGGTGGAGGAGCTCATGCTCAGCGTGGCCAGGCCGGTCAGGTGCTTCATGTTCGCGTTGGCACTGGACGTGTAGCTCAAGTAGCTCTGGTTCGAATGGCTGCTCACATCCATGAACGAGTCCATGGTCTTGGAAGCCGTGAGTCGGGAACGCGAGGCCAAGCTACGGTTCTGCTGCCGCTCCTGCTCGTACTCAGCGGTGTACTCCGAGTCGCTGTAGCTGTCCTCCGGCTCTTCGTCCAGCGACCTGTGTCCACCCAGCGGCTCCTCGTGCAACGTGGTCATGCGCATGCCCAGCAGCTTACTGGTAGCTGGCGAAGCTGTGGAAACATCAGAATGTCAGGGTCAGTATATGGATTCCTCGCAGGTAAAACTCTAAGCTTAGAGCTAGACAAACCACATACGTTTCGTTGGCGCAATTCTCAATGTGTTCAAGTTCAAATTGAGATTCAAAAATGTTGGACGCGCTGCATTCCACATTGGGGCGGGGAAGATAATGATTGTGAGTTATGTTAAGTTACAATGCAATTTACAGACTGTGATGAGTGATCAAACTAGCCGGGAAAGCGACTAGTTCGCAGGCCCAGCAACGCACTATAGTAACACCAATGGATAACGAAATAAAGGACTAGATTCTAGGATACATAATCGCTACAAATGCGCGGCTCGTGCTAAGAACTCGTGCTGTGTGCTTGGCTGCTGTGTGATTTGTGCACCGGATTGCATGGGTGGGTGGAATGGAGTGGCTTTGATGTACAGGTGATGAATGTACAACTGATCTCCACTGCGATGACTCGAATTTGGTTGGGTGATTGAGTCTCGGGTATGATTTGAAGACAGAGTTACCGGCAAACAGAACTAACACAAAACTACATATAAACACTTCTAAATGTGGCACAAACCAATCCTCTTCGTCTGGGGTCATGGGCTAATGAGAGATGCGTGTCTGTAGATGAGCGGGTGTACGGATGGCGGGTTGTGAGAGACAGACAAACTTAAACTCAActaacaatcaatgcatagcAGTCGAGAATGCACTTTcggatttgatttgatttggaCATAAGATTGGCCTTTACCTGACAGCAGAGATATCGAGCCTGTTGGCCGTGGAATTTCAGTGAGATTACGTTAGTTGAAACACAGAAAAGAGTTGGACAATGTGAGAAACCATGTAGTAAGTACGAGAAGCTGTGTGGGCTTGTAGGTTCGGTATGGCTTGGTTCATGTTTCGTGGATGCATGTCAATTTATATGATAAGCAATGGAATGTGGAACAGTCGTGTGCATCAAGACGAAGAATCGCTCGAGTCTTCAGATCGAGTAAATGCAGTTGCTCTCGCTAGTTGCTTGGTTGCTGCAGGTGTTGCATCgaagcaaagcaaacaaattagGTTTCGAAAGTCAAACTAAGCAATGCGACAGTTCACAGAATCGGAAACTATTGCCTTGGTGGTTGCTCTCGGGCATGAAGAAAGCGTAAGGTAACTAAAAGTTAGAAAGGGATTTATCTTGTTGTAAGTTTTAAGGGTTCCCCATATGTGAAGGAGTTTTTATGTTTCTACTTTAGAAAGGCCTGCGATTAGGCTCTATAGTTTATCACTCATATGTACTGTTGCCTTTTAATGAAAACCTAATTTTAATCAAAGTGGCGTTCATACTTATTTCTCTTTCCCTATTTGTAAAATAAGTTAACAAGGTTAGATATGGGaaagatatttaatttttatttagaacACTAGTCGAGTGCTTTTGAAGCTAACAACCAAATGtatgaaatttaaaagtgagaataaaattatattttttggaccTCCCTAAGCTTCACTATGTATTACTACaactaaaaaagttatttacgATTTTGGTGTATTCTATAGGAGTTCCAAAACTCAAAACAAAGATAAATCCCATGATCTCAAACATGGCTTCAACTAGGTTGTATAACTTGTTTCCTGCGCATAAGCATATGCAGAATTACTTAGTTAAGTATATAGTGTATTGAAAAACTCGGTTATTTGGATTATAGTTTCAATATGTTGCTCAAACATAAATGGTGAGTATATAGAAGAAAAATGTTGGGTTTAGGGAATCGCTAGGATCAACTGAATACCCACCAATGCCGAAGGCTTTTCCGGGAGAGTCATCGCTGCTACCCTTGCCGCCAAAGCTGTGGCGATTCCGGATGACCCCGCCTGCCGCTGCAGGACTGTGACCTGCTGGAGAAATAGAAGCATTAGTTGGGATTGGATTGGAATCCCACAGCATAACTCACCTGGGGTAAACTTGCTGCCCAGCGCACTGTTATTGAGATCAGCAAAGGACTCGGATCGTCCCACGTTCAGCAGCGACTCCATCGATGCATCGAAGCGCATAATCTGCGTAAGTTTACTTATGAGTTGCTTGCATCATAAATTTCGTACGaacgttttgtttttaaggAACAAATGTTATTCAAAAggatgaaataaaaatggtcgaattaaaaacaaaaaataaatgaacggaaaaataacaaaaacaacgaATCAACGTTTACGGATAAGGCGAACTGAAGGGCGCACACAAACGGTTTTCAAGATAGTTAGTAGTAGAATAGTCAAGAGGGAACTTAAGAAAACTCCAACTACTAAGCTTAATGTACAGTGCTCGGCACAGGAAACAGGAAATAGATTACAGAGTACAGAACACAGAATACAGGAAACAGAAAACCCGAAACGGAAAAGAGGATACTAGTTACTTACACTCCCGGTATTGGTGGTGTCTTTGACCGCCTATGTGCGCAGTGAGAAGCGTTTTGGGGCAACACACACACGTACACAGCATAAACATAAAGACAGGATAATACCAATacgcacagacacacacacacagagaggGGAATTCAAAATTGCAGGAGGTGCGCCCCGAATTTCGGATTTGATTTGgttaattttgcatttttatcgGTGGTTAAACACAAATTTTGTTGGGGGTTAGTTTGGTGAAAGCGCATAGAAAAAAGTGTGAGAAGAGAAAGAATTGGCGTTTAGTCAGATGTTCTTGGTTAATTTTGCTCGAGTGTGTTAGGTGAGTAGTAAGTGGAAGCACATAAttcagcggcggcggcggcagcgacgAATTGTGTAAGcggcgcagcggcagcagcagctcgatAGGATGAGCGGGACGGGGTCTCCAATTGGCAATCGTCCTTACCTGCGAGAAGTTTGGCACACTGACGGTCTTGCGCATGCTCAGCGGCTGTCCGTGGGCCGTCTCCAGCTCCTTGACCGCCACGTTCTGCCGCAGGCGGTCCAGGGTCAGTATGCTCTCCACCGCCGAAACGCCCCGCGTGTATTTCTCTGAGGGATCGAGAGATCGGGTCAGCAAGTGGTTCTAAACGGCCCTATCCCAAGTGACTCACCTATGTAGGTTTCGCCGTCGCTCGCCGAGCAATCGTCTCCGCTGGCCGCCAACTGGGCCAGCGACTCGCgatcctccagctcctcggAGGCCTTTGGAATGTTGGAGACCACCTCGTAGGTGACGCCGCTCTGCCAAATAGCGTTCTCGCCCCGCACAAGTCGGAATTTCTTTAGCCGATCGGTCAGCGTTTGGCCCTTCTTGATGTTTATGCTCAGACGCTTCCGCAGCACGAGATCCATGGGAGCTGGATGCGACAGGCGCACCGTGGTGCGCAGAATGAGATAGACGCGCTCGTTGGCCTCAGTGACGCGGTTCAGGGCCTGGCTGTCGTGCATTGAGGAGTCCCAGCTAGCCACACAGCACACATCCTTGTCCAAGTGCTGCAGGATTTGCAGGGTGTAGAACTTATGTCCATGCTCCTTGGACAGAATGGAATTGATGCCCGCTACCGAGAGCTCGTCGTTTGTGTTCTGTGCCGACAGATCGTCGCCGTTCAGGTTGAGGAAGAGGACGGGCACATGGGGCTCCATGCCCGAAGGTGGTTCCCACGAGGCGGGAGCTCCGGGAATACCTGATCCAGGAGCCGGCACCAGCACCGCGTTGCGCTCCTCCGTCAGCGAAACCCACTGATGCACCAGGCTCAGCTCGCGCTCCCGTTCCTGCTCGTTCTTCTCTTCCTTTTTAATAAGCATTTGGATCTGCTGGTCCAGGTACTGACGCCTTCGTCCCAATGCCTCGCTCCACTTTTCGCGCAGCACGGTCAGATCCTCCTCCTGGTAAGAGTCCAGTGGTCGCTGCAACCGGGACCGCACCGTCACACTGCCAATGGCAACGTTCACAATCGACTGGCAGATGATGGGCAGGGTGCCGGAGTTCTGTACCGGCTTCACCCGCACATTCACTCGCCGCTGCTGACCCTGGCGCAACTGGTAGATGCCGCCGGTCAGGACCTCGTTGCGATTGGTCACCTCCACGGGCGAGTACTCGCCGTTGTCGTTAAGCTCGTGGATCTCGACCCAAAGCTCGATCTTGCGCGACAGCTCCGCCCAGCGGTCGACCAGCGAACGGGCCttggcctgctgctgctccactTCCCAGCCTTTTGTCTTCGAGAACCCGGCACTGCGATGGCCCCACACTTCGATGGACAGGGCTCCCTCGATGCAGTGCTCCAAGAACTCCTCGTTTATGGTAACCGTAAAGTCCTGCGTGTGCTCGAACTTGAAGACCATGTTCTGATCGTGGGCCGTTGACTCGGCATTAATGACCGGCACAACCATCTCTTGGTGACCCCAGAAGGTGTACTGGCAGAACACGAAGTTGGAGAGCGACAATGGCAGCCCACTGGCGCACTTGATGGTCACACGGCAGGTAATCTGATTGGATGTGGGATCCACTGGATCGTCGTACTCGTCCCGCGAATCGCCGGAGGACTCTGAGACCGACTCGCACATGCGATCTTGCGGCATCTGCCCGGCAATCCGCTCGATCTCCACCTGCAGACGACCCGCCACCTCGCCCTGCTGGCTGATGATGGGCGTGTGGTAGTCCAGCTTGACGTCGTGGAAGAGAACCTCCAGAAATATATTGGCCACGCCAATGAGATTGTGGTTCTCCTGCGACTCGTAGAACGGATCCTGCGGCTTGGAGCTGTCCTCGTCCTGTGGAAATCCGAGATCAGTTAGCTTTGGCTAGGAACGTCCCAAACAATACTAGCTACAACATAGTTTAGACGTGTGTGGTGTTCATGTTTTGGGGTGGTGGGGGTGTGGTGTCTTAATTACCTTGTCGTCGTACTCGTCGTCTGAGAATGGCTCTATAAGGGGCTGTAGTCAGGGGTTAATTGAATGCGTGTGTGAATCAATACAATTATAAATGGTTAGTACGCAGCACAATGCCAACAGGTGGAAGAAAAAGGAATCGAATCTGTGATAACATACCAATCCGTTGAGCACGCGCTCCTTGTGCTCCTGGTACATCTCGCGCATGTCGATCAGCTTGTTCTCCAACTTTTCCATTGTCCAGATCTGGCTGCCGGAGTTTGTGCGCTTCACCAGAATGGCGGGTTCGCTGACGAAGGCGCCACGCCGCCTATTGGGACTCAGATTGGCCGGCGGAATCTGCAGGGTGACGGAGAACTTGGTCTTCTTCTCCATCTCCTCTGCCAGGAAGTTGGCCTCCTGTACCAGAGAATTCGCACGCATAATATCCGTCTTCAGCTGGCCCAAGCTGCGCCGGAACATCTCATCGCGTTCCTGGAGAGAGCAACAAAAGTGTATTGAAAATTAAGCAACAGATGACCATCGACCTCCGCTTACCTGCGCCCACTTTTCCACCCGCATCTGCGAAGTGGGAGTATTCGGGGTGATCTTGCCCATGCGCAGTGGATCGTACGGCGCATAGGGAGCATATGGTGTACTGGGCGACAGAATGTTGCGCAGCTGTTGGAACTGACGCTCGTACTCCTGCCGCTGCTTCTCTAGCGCCACCTGCTTATCTTCCTCGTGCTGACGTTCCAGGCGAGCAATGGCCGTCTGGATAGGGTCGTTGCTCAGCTCGTTCTGCATAATCTCATCGCGTGCGAAATTGTAATCAATCAGCTGCGCCGGAGTCTGGGGCTCTGAGGCACACATGCTGGTATTGTTGCTCTTCGGTGAGTTGACCCGGAAGAAGTGGTGGTTGCCCCACAGGATACGGTCGCCGTTCTGCAGCGGCGTCTTCTCCACAGCTGCTGAGCCGTTGACAAAGCAACGTGCTCCCTGCACAGGCTCCATGTACAGCCCACTGTCTTCGATGGTGATCACACAGTGCTCGGGCTGGATGCCCAGGCCGGAGAGTTGAATATCAGGCTGCTGGCCACTGATGCTGCGTCCGCCGATCAGCGTACGTTCCTAAAAATGAAGGGGATTAAAAATCTGATTTTTTTCTGCATTTGCAGACTCACCTTCAGGTAGTAGACCAGCAGTTCATTGAGGGACGGATCGGCATTTAAATTGACCAAGTAGTACTTGTTCTTCTCCACCTTGATGCCACTGGCCTGCACGCTAATGCCCATCTTCTCGAGCGCCTGCTGGCGTTCGTTCTGAATGCGTTCTGTCTTCACCAGCTTCTCCTCCCAGGTCTGCGAGATCTGCTTCATCAGGTTTTCGCTCTCGGTCAGCTTGTCCTGCACATCGCCCACCGGTGACCCAGTGGCATGCTTCAGCATGCTTCGGAGCGTCTCCACCTCGTGACGCAGCTCACGAATGATGCGGGCATTGGGATCTTCGTTGACCACAGCATGGTTGACAATACGCTTGGCTCGATCTGCGTAACGTAGCGTGGACAGCGTCTCCTCGTAGTTGTCCGCCGAGGGCGAAATTGTGGCCACCATCACTGTCCTGGAGTTGCCGCCCAGATTGTCCTTCAGCAGCCACGTAAGCACGGAGTCGCGGTAGGGTACGAATTTGTCGTTGCCGCTCTTCTTGCCGTTGGACTGATCGGCCAGCTTGGAGATGACCAGGCCCAGCGTGGTCAGAGATCTAAAATAGGCACAAGATTAGTTCAGAATCTTAATTAGATTGACTTTCAACTAATGCAGGTCGCTGTGATGCGGGTTACTCAATGTTAAATGCCATCATTGAATTCAAATGCATCACAAATGACCTGCATGGCCGTTGGAAGCCAATACAAACCAAGATTATTGACTAATTTTCACCCACTTGTTGATGTTGGAGCCTTCCTTGAGACGATCGCCAACGGCTCCCGTTTTAACGGCCCGCTCGGAGCCAGCCAAATCGACCAGGGACATGCGGGACACCTTCTCGCCGCTGACGCCCGTCGCCTGATCCGTGAGTATCTGAGTGAGGACCACCGAGAAGACGGCGTGGGAGCGCGAGGACTCGGCGTTCATGTTCGTGGCGGCCACCGTGCGCGACTTGTTGCCCTCGGTCATGAGGTTGTCGATGTCCTGGTAGGATGTCACGGCCAGCTGCGACAGGCCGTCCACGTACGGACCCATGACATTGTGCTCGCGCACCTTCAGCGACT is part of the Drosophila biarmipes strain raj3 chromosome 2R, RU_DBia_V1.1, whole genome shotgun sequence genome and encodes:
- the LOC108030063 gene encoding kinesin-like protein KIF13A isoform X11, which gives rise to MSSDKIKVAVRVRPFNRREIELGTKCIVEMEKQQTILQNPPPLEKIERKQPKTFAFDHCFYSLNPEDNNFASQETVFDAVGRGILDNAFQGYNACIFAYGQTGSGKSYTMMGSQESKGIIPRLCDLLFSAIANKSTPELMYKVEVSYMEIYNEKVHDLLDPKPNKQSLKVREHNVMGPYVDGLSQLAVTSYQDIDNLMTEGNKSRTVAATNMNAESSRSHAVFSVVLTQILTDQATGVSGEKVSRMSLVDLAGSERAVKTGAVGDRLKEGSNINKSLTTLGLVISKLADQSNGKKSGNDKFVPYRDSVLTWLLKDNLGGNSRTVMVATISPSADNYEETLSTLRYADRAKRIVNHAVVNEDPNARIIRELRHEVETLRSMLKHATGSPVGDVQDKLTESENLMKQISQTWEEKLVKTERIQNERQQALEKMGISVQASGIKVEKNKYYLVNLNADPSLNELLVYYLKERTLIGGRSISGQQPDIQLSGLGIQPEHCVITIEDSGLYMEPVQGARCFVNGSAAVEKTPLQNGDRILWGNHHFFRVNSPKSNNTSMCASEPQTPAQLIDYNFARDEIMQNELSNDPIQTAIARLERQHEEDKQVALEKQRQEYERQFQQLRNILSPSTPYAPYAPYDPLRMGKITPNTPTSQMRVEKWAQERDEMFRRSLGQLKTDIMRANSLVQEANFLAEEMEKKTKFSVTLQIPPANLSPNRRRGAFVSEPAILVKRTNSGSQIWTMEKLENKLIDMREMYQEHKERVLNGLDEDSSKPQDPFYESQENHNLIGVANIFLEVLFHDVKLDYHTPIISQQGEVAGRLQVEIERIAGQMPQDRMCESVSESSGDSRDEYDDPVDPTSNQITCRVTIKCASGLPLSLSNFVFCQYTFWGHQEMVVPVINAESTAHDQNMVFKFEHTQDFTVTINEEFLEHCIEGALSIEVWGHRSAGFSKTKGWEVEQQQAKARSLVDRWAELSRKIELWVEIHELNDNGEYSPVEVTNRNEVLTGGIYQLRQGQQRRVNVRVKPVQNSGTLPIICQSIVNVAIGSVTVRSRLQRPLDSYQEEDLTVLREKWSEALGRRRQYLDQQIQMLIKKEEKNEQERERELSLVHQWVSLTEERNAVLVPAPGSGIPGAPASWEPPSGMEPHVPVLFLNLNGDDLSAQNTNDELSVAGINSILSKEHGHKFYTLQILQHLDKDVCCVASWDSSMHDSQALNRVTEANERVYLILRTTVRLSHPAPMDLVLRKRLSINIKKGQTLTDRLKKFRLVRGENAIWQSGVTYEVVSNIPKASEELEDRESLAQLAASGDDCSASDGETYIEKYTRGVSAVESILTLDRLRQNVAVKELETAHGQPLSMRKTVSVPNFSQIMRFDASMESLLNVGRSESFADLNNSALGSKFTPAGHSPAAAGGVIRNRHSFGGKGSSDDSPGKAFGIASPATSKLLGMRMTTLHEEPLGGHRSLDEEPEDSYSDSEYTAEYEQERQQNRSLASRSRLTASKTMDSFMDVSSHSNQSYLSYTSSANANMKHLTGLATLSMSSSTSSGYGSQAVSCNNLSNEDIASMRSMSIDETPDFDRVNSNSPPNRQARVNPFLKDMPKAKAQEKPEQQATKLQETFTHPLEQLESRENAQSDEDEREQLPKNNNNNVDLIKEPHQLSRQTELEEEAEPQPEPQTELATDNQNGNRSSDEVGHSSEELLEGEGIVREELPAGKVMRRKKSNTQSPSNGNIINNNNNSTTQAPRINHRASVAKMEGLAAYMDSSIMSSSTEVDDESKDVELILPDWIVVGESVLIRPYNTSGVIRFVGTTEFQPGAWIGVELDTPTGKNDGSVKGIQYFQCKPKHGMFVRSDKLMLDKRGKAMRAYKAAEKSNSISKEMSTSMTGSMTGSMTRSKSRGDSLNLSARK
- the LOC108030063 gene encoding kinesin-like protein KIF13A isoform X7; this encodes MSSDKIKVAVRVRPFNRREIELGTKCIVEMEKQQTILQNPPPLEKIERKQPKTFAFDHCFYSLNPEDNNFASQETVFDAVGRGILDNAFQGYNACIFAYGQTGSGKSYTMMGSQESKGIIPRLCDLLFSAIANKSTPELMYKVEVSYMEIYNEKVHDLLDPKPNKQSLKVREHNVMGPYVDGLSQLAVTSYQDIDNLMTEGNKSRTVAATNMNAESSRSHAVFSVVLTQILTDQATGVSGEKVSRMSLVDLAGSERAVKTGAVGDRLKEGSNINKSLTTLGLVISKLADQSNGKKSGNDKFVPYRDSVLTWLLKDNLGGNSRTVMVATISPSADNYEETLSTLRYADRAKRIVNHAVVNEDPNARIIRELRHEVETLRSMLKHATGSPVGDVQDKLTESENLMKQISQTWEEKLVKTERIQNERQQALEKMGISVQASGIKVEKNKYYLVNLNADPSLNELLVYYLKERTLIGGRSISGQQPDIQLSGLGIQPEHCVITIEDSGLYMEPVQGARCFVNGSAAVEKTPLQNGDRILWGNHHFFRVNSPKSNNTSMCASEPQTPAQLIDYNFARDEIMQNELSNDPIQTAIARLERQHEEDKQVALEKQRQEYERQFQQLRNILSPSTPYAPYAPYDPLRMGKITPNTPTSQMRVEKWAQERDEMFRRSLGQLKTDIMRANSLVQEANFLAEEMEKKTKFSVTLQIPPANLSPNRRRGAFVSEPAILVKRTNSGSQIWTMEKLENKLIDMREMYQEHKERVLNGLDEDSSKPQDPFYESQENHNLIGVANIFLEVLFHDVKLDYHTPIISQQGEVAGRLQVEIERIAGQMPQDRMCESVSESSGDSRDEYDDPVDPTSNQITCRVTIKCASGLPLSLSNFVFCQYTFWGHQEMVVPVINAESTAHDQNMVFKFEHTQDFTVTINEEFLEHCIEGALSIEVWGHRSAGFSKTKGWEVEQQQAKARSLVDRWAELSRKIELWVEIHELNDNGEYSPVEVTNRNEVLTGGIYQLRQGQQRRVNVRVKPVQNSGTLPIICQSIVNVAIGSVTVRSRLQRPLDSYQEEDLTVLREKWSEALGRRRQYLDQQIQMLIKKEEKNEQERERELSLVHQWVSLTEERNAVLVPAPGSGIPGAPASWEPPSGMEPHVPVLFLNLNGDDLSAQNTNDELSVAGINSILSKEHGHKFYTLQILQHLDKDVCCVASWDSSMHDSQALNRVTEANERVYLILRTTVRLSHPAPMDLVLRKRLSINIKKGQTLTDRLKKFRLVRGENAIWQSGVTYEVVSNIPKASEELEDRESLAQLAASGDDCSASDGETYIEKYTRGVSAVESILTLDRLRQNVAVKELETAHGQPLSMRKTVSVPNFSQAVKDTTNTGSIMRFDASMESLLNVGRSESFADLNNSALGSKFTPAGHSPAAAGGVIRNRHSFGGKGSSDDSPGKAFGIGSISLLSARPTFLNLNLNLNTLRIAPTKPSPATSKLLGMRMTTLHEEPLGGHRSLDEEPEDSYSDSEYTAEYEQERQQNRSLASRSRLTASKTMDSFMDVSSHSNQSYLSYTSSANANMKHLTGLATLSMSSSTSSGYGSQAVSCNNLSNEDIASMRSMSIDETPDFDRVNSNSPPNRQARVNPFLKDMPKAKAQEKPEQQATKLQETFTHPLEQLESRENAQSDEDEREQLPKNNNNNVDLIKEPHQLSRQTELEEEAEPQPEPQTELATDNQNGNRSSDEVGHSSEELLEGEGIVREELPAGKVMRRKKSNTQSPSNGNIINNNNNSTTQAPRINHRASVAKMEGLAAYMDSSIMSSSTEVDDESKDVELILPDWIVVGESVLIRPYNTSGVIRFVGTTEFQPGAWIGVELDTPTGKNDGSVKGIQYFQCKPKHGMFVRSDKLMLDKRGKAMRAYKAAEKSNSISKEMSTSMTGSMTGSMTRSKSRGDSLNLSARK
- the LOC108030063 gene encoding kinesin-like protein KIF13A isoform X10, whose product is MSSDKIKVAVRVRPFNRREIELGTKCIVEMEKQQTILQNPPPLEKIERKQPKTFAFDHCFYSLNPEDNNFASQETVFDAVGRGILDNAFQGYNACIFAYGQTGSGKSYTMMGSQESKGIIPRLCDLLFSAIANKSTPELMYKVEVSYMEIYNEKVHDLLDPKPNKQSLKVREHNVMGPYVDGLSQLAVTSYQDIDNLMTEGNKSRTVAATNMNAESSRSHAVFSVVLTQILTDQATGVSGEKVSRMSLVDLAGSERAVKTGAVGDRLKEGSNINKSLTTLGLVISKLADQSNGKKSGNDKFVPYRDSVLTWLLKDNLGGNSRTVMVATISPSADNYEETLSTLRYADRAKRIVNHAVVNEDPNARIIRELRHEVETLRSMLKHATGSPVGDVQDKLTESENLMKQISQTWEEKLVKTERIQNERQQALEKMGISVQASGIKVEKNKYYLVNLNADPSLNELLVYYLKERTLIGGRSISGQQPDIQLSGLGIQPEHCVITIEDSGLYMEPVQGARCFVNGSAAVEKTPLQNGDRILWGNHHFFRVNSPKSNNTSMCASEPQTPAQLIDYNFARDEIMQNELSNDPIQTAIARLERQHEEDKQVALEKQRQEYERQFQQLRNILSPSTPYAPYAPYDPLRMGKITPNTPTSQMRVEKWAQERDEMFRRSLGQLKTDIMRANSLVQEANFLAEEMEKKTKFSVTLQIPPANLSPNRRRGAFVSEPAILVKRTNSGSQIWTMEKLENKLIDMREMYQEHKERVLNGLPLIEPFSDDEYDDKDEDSSKPQDPFYESQENHNLIGVANIFLEVLFHDVKLDYHTPIISQQGEVAGRLQVEIERIAGQMPQDRMCESVSESSGDSRDEYDDPVDPTSNQITCRVTIKCASGLPLSLSNFVFCQYTFWGHQEMVVPVINAESTAHDQNMVFKFEHTQDFTVTINEEFLEHCIEGALSIEVWGHRSAGFSKTKGWEVEQQQAKARSLVDRWAELSRKIELWVEIHELNDNGEYSPVEVTNRNEVLTGGIYQLRQGQQRRVNVRVKPVQNSGTLPIICQSIVNVAIGSVTVRSRLQRPLDSYQEEDLTVLREKWSEALGRRRQYLDQQIQMLIKKEEKNEQERERELSLVHQWVSLTEERNAVLVPAPGSGIPGAPASWEPPSGMEPHVPVLFLNLNGDDLSAQNTNDELSVAGINSILSKEHGHKFYTLQILQHLDKDVCCVASWDSSMHDSQALNRVTEANERVYLILRTTVRLSHPAPMDLVLRKRLSINIKKGQTLTDRLKKFRLVRGENAIWQSGVTYEVVSNIPKASEELEDRESLAQLAASGDDCSASDGETYIEKYTRGVSAVESILTLDRLRQNVAVKELETAHGQPLSMRKTVSVPNFSQIMRFDASMESLLNVGRSESFADLNNSALGSKFTPAGHSPAAAGGVIRNRHSFGGKGSSDDSPGKAFGIASPATSKLLGMRMTTLHEEPLGGHRSLDEEPEDSYSDSEYTAEYEQERQQNRSLASRSRLTASKTMDSFMDVSSHSNQSYLSYTSSANANMKHLTGLATLSMSSSTSSGYGSQAVSCNNLSNEDIASMRSMSIDETPDFDRVNSNSPPNRQARVNPFLKDMPKAKAQEKPEQQATKLQETFTHPLEQLESRENAQSDEDEREQLPKNNNNNVDLIKEPHQLSRQTELEEEAEPQPEPQTELATDNQNGNRSSDEVGHSSEELLEGEGIVREELPAGKVMRRKKSNTQSPSNGNIINNNNNSTTQAPRINHRASVAKMEGLAAYMDSSIMSSSTEVDDESKDVELILPDWIVVGESVLIRPYNTSGVIRFVGTTEFQPGAWIGVELDTPTGKNDGSVKGIQYFQCKPKHGMFVRSDKLMLDKRGKAMRAYKAAEKSNSISKEMSTSMTGSMTGSMTRSKSRGDSLNLSARK
- the LOC108030063 gene encoding kinesin-like protein KIF13A isoform X12, whose product is MSSDKIKVAVRVRPFNRREIELGTKCIVEMEKQQTILQNPPPLEKIERKQPKTFAFDHCFYSLNPEDNNFASQETVFDAVGRGILDNAFQGYNACIFAYGQTGSGKSYTMMGSQESKGIIPRLCDLLFSAIANKSTPELMYKVEVSYMEIYNEKVHDLLDPKPNKQSLKVREHNVMGPYVDGLSQLAVTSYQDIDNLMTEGNKSRTVAATNMNAESSRSHAVFSVVLTQILTDQATGVSGEKVSRMSLVDLAGSERAVKTGAVGDRLKEGSNINKSLTTLGLVISKLADQSNGKKSGNDKFVPYRDSVLTWLLKDNLGGNSRTVMVATISPSADNYEETLSTLRYADRAKRIVNHAVVNEDPNARIIRELRHEVETLRSMLKHATGSPVGDVQDKLTESENLMKQISQTWEEKLVKTERIQNERQQALEKMGISVQASGIKVEKNKYYLVNLNADPSLNELLVYYLKERTLIGGRSISGQQPDIQLSGLGIQPEHCVITIEDSGLYMEPVQGARCFVNGSAAVEKTPLQNGDRILWGNHHFFRVNSPKSNNTSMCASEPQTPAQLIDYNFARDEIMQNELSNDPIQTAIARLERQHEEDKQVALEKQRQEYERQFQQLRNILSPSTPYAPYAPYDPLRMGKITPNTPTSQMRVEKWAQERDEMFRRSLGQLKTDIMRANSLVQEANFLAEEMEKKTKFSVTLQIPPANLSPNRRRGAFVSEPAILVKRTNSGSQIWTMEKLENKLIDMREMYQEHKERVLNGLPLIEPFSDDEYDDKDEDSSKPQDPFYESQENHNLIGVANIFLEVLFHDVKLDYHTPIISQQGEVAGRLQVEIERIAGQMPQDRMCESVSESSGDSRDEYDDPVDPTSNQITCRVTIKCASGLPLSLSNFVFCQYTFWGHQEMVVPVINAESTAHDQNMVFKFEHTQDFTVTINEEFLEHCIEGALSIEVWGHRSAGFSKTKGWEVEQQQAKARSLVDRWAELSRKIELWVEIHELNDNGEYSPVEVTNRNEVLTGGIYQLRQGQQRRVNVRVKPVQNSGTLPIICQSIVNVAIGSVTVRSRLQRPLDSYQEEDLTVLREKWSEALGRRRQYLDQQIQMLIKKEEKNEQERERELSLVHQWVSLTEERNAVLVPAPGSGIPGAPASWEPPSGMEPHVPVLFLNLNGDDLSAQNTNDELSVAGINSILSKEHGHKFYTLQILQHLDKDVCCVASWDSSMHDSQALNRVTEANERVYLILRTTVRLSHPAPMDLVLRKRLSINIKKGQTLTDRLKKFRLVRGENAIWQSGVTYEVVSNIPKASEELEDRESLAQLAASGDDCSASDGETYIEKYTRGVSAVESILTLDRLRQNVAVKELETAHGQPLSMRKTVSVPNFSQAVKDTTNTGSIMRFDASMESLLNVGRSESFADLNNSALGSKFTPAGHSPAAAGGVIRNRHSFGGKGSSDDSPGKAFGIGSISLLSGKGQSYVQIKSNPKRVQHF